A stretch of Arctopsyche grandis isolate Sample6627 chromosome 9, ASM5162203v2, whole genome shotgun sequence DNA encodes these proteins:
- the LOC143916315 gene encoding akirin-like → MACATLKRSPDWEGVAQLPAKRRRCAPLHPHPHPHPHPLAQHSSHQHQHHQLQQQQQQQQQQQRSETVAPSPFAEPTLKLTPERMAQEICDEITRLQHRRQLRMSGQRVDSDGSSSGSEGDSPRPPHTRVLFTFKQVRMICERMLREQEAALRAEYEAALCGKLAEQYESFVRFSQDQVQRRHLQPENISYLS, encoded by the exons ATGGCGTGCGCTACGCTCAAGCGGAGCCCCGACTGGGAGGGAGTGGCGCAGCTGCCGGCCAAGCGGAGGAGGTGCGCCCCCCTgcacccgcacccgcacccgcacccgcacccCCTCGCCCAGCACTCGAGTCACCAACACCAGCACCACCAACTGCAACAgcaacaacagcagcagcagcagcagcagagGAGCGAGACGGTGGCGCCCTCGCCCTTCGCGGAGCCCACTCTGAAGCTCACCCCAG AGCGAATGGCGCAAGAGATCTGCGACGAGATCACCCGACTGCAACACCGACGACAGCTGCGGATGAGCGGCCAGCGAGTGGACAGCGACGGCTCTTCCAGCGGCTCCGAGGGCGACTCTCCTCGCCCTCCGCACACTCGCGTCTTGTTTACCTTTAAgcag GTGCGTATGATCTGCGAACGCATGCTGCGCGAACAAGAGGCGGCCCTGCGAGCGGAATACGAAGCGGCCTTGTGTGGAAAACTTGCCGAGCAATATGAATCTTTCGTTCGTTTTAGTCAAGACCAAGTGCAACGGCGTCACCTACAACCCGAAAATATCTCTT ATTTATCGTAA
- the LOC143916307 gene encoding uncharacterized protein LOC143916307 gives MGGSVSARLRGGALMTAGCSASAERHLHTLFAALLANPKVSLQRLEALLVCIAKNENILSVHDESGYNILQKCVGLNHVDLVRWLLTRHNLDVNRCPCSLPLHIACLKGYEECVELLLRHGARTDAEARMCFPGTHQHNCEEYGKSSMSDGGIPSNQGSKLQSAIYYAIDGDQINIMNMLAQKMEEPWMPFRVRKPLLHIACERAAWKCVQHLVNVRSDELDMIKDENYPIHLAVIHDLKFLELLINHGAETCVKTCTQQMTLLHIVLLIARKSAEETLSILKFLLDHGCKEVINTPDSLGNTPLHALIVRYALEEAHYGCNRWNKWDVLNLARHLLQAGAGLSINQPGNSALASTLRHVRDWDVCYELLNMMLTHGGEPNNVGRDGSVPIMVCLVPLINKDPLHHFTHTMKVCYLNCIRILLKYGASPNCSYRHNLTPLHVLIFSISENITLNCGTQKKSNFEFIKDLLVLLLQHGLDCNLRVMAQAQHILQSCADMVQNVRSVEDMSCIHQLILTLMQYGADPDTHLSNQSLISMIYFEHDLQSNSHIYPTSESIESRNSFRNGSKNTILYYYISLITKKENILTDPNMNFAKVIHLFYFSMEHKPLYACLRSLYTQCIAQVPAKSTENFVMLIKDLSRQPRTLKQMARYKIYRCIDRKPAFNAGKLKLPLSLKDYILNFEL, from the exons ATGGGAGGGTCGGTTTCTGCTCGTCTGCGCGGAGGCGCTCTGATGACCGCCGGCTGCTCGGCTTCAGCTGAAAGACATTTGCATACTTTGTTCGCAGCCCTGCTCGCCAACCCCAAGGTCTCTCTGCAGCGACTCGAAGCACTGCTTGTCTGCATAGCCAAG AATGAAAACATTCTGTCGGTTCACGACGAATCTGGATACAATATATTGCAAAAATGTGTTGGACTCAATCACGTCGATCTCGTCAGATGGCTCCTGACTAGACACAATCTAGATGTAAATCGGTGTCCTTGCTCTCTGCCGTTACATATAGCTTGCCTAAAAGG ATATGAGGAATGTGTTGAGTTGTTGTTGCGTCACGGGGCTCGCACGGACGCCGAAGCGAGAATGTGTTTTCCCGGCACTCACCAGCATAACTGTGAAGAATATGGTAAAAGTT CCATGTCCGATGGGGGTATACCTAGTAATCAAGGCTCTAAGCTACAAAGTGCAATTTATTATGCGATCGACGGCGATCAGATAAACATCATGAATATGCTCGCACAAAAAATGGAAGAACCGTGG ATGCCTTTTCGAGTACGTAAACCCCTGTTACACATTGCTTGCGAACGAGCGGCTTGGAAATGTGTTCAGCATTTG GTGAACGTTAGATCTGATGAGCTCGATATGATCAAGGATGAAAACTATCCCATACATTTAGCTGTAATTCAcgatttgaaatttttggaGTTGCTCATCAATCACGGAGCAGAAACGTGCGTAAAAACGTGCACTCAACAGATGACTTTGTTGCATATTGTTCTTTTAATTGCCCGAAAGAGTGCAGAGGAAACAttaagtatattaaaatttttactagaCCACGGCTGTAAAGAAGTTATAAACACGCCCGACAGTCTCGGAAATACACCCCTTCATGCTCTGATTGTTAG GTACGCCTTAGAGGAGGCTCATTATGGATGCAATCGTTGGAATAAATGGGATGTGTTAAACTTAGCCAGACACCTATTACAGGCTGGTGCTGGTTTATCTATTAATCAGCCAGGAAATAGTGCACTCGCCAGTACTCTGAGACATGTTCGAGATTGGGACGTTTGTTATGAACTTTTAAATATGATGTTGACTCATGGAG gtGAACCCAACAATGTGGGTCGTGATGGTTCTGTACCAATTATGGTATGTCTTGTGCCTCTCATAAACAAAGACCCCCTTCATCATTTTACCCATACTATGAAG GTTTGttatttgaattgtattcgaattttattaaaatatggagCGAGTCCAAACTGTTCATACAGACACAATCTAACACCGTTACATGTCCTAATATTCAGtatcagtgaaaatataactcTCAACTGTGGTACACAGAAAAAATCCAATTTCGAATTTATTAAAGACTTGCTAGTTTTACTATTGCAACACGGGCTAGACTGTAATTTACGAGTAATGGCGCAAGCTCAACATATTTTGCAAAGCTGTGCAGATATGGTGCAAAATGTCAGAAGTGTGGAAGATATGTCTTGTATTCACCAATTGATTTTGACTCTAATGCAGTACGGGGCCGATCCCGATACACATTTGTCAAATCAGAGTCTCATTTCTATGATCTATTTTGAACACGATTTACAATCCAACAGTCACATTTATCCAACATCGGAATCGATAGAAAGTCGGAATTCATTCCGAAACGGTTCAAAAAATACCAttctatactattatatttcacTAATAACGAAAAAAGAAAACATCTTAACCGATCCCAACATGAACTTTGCTAAAGTAATACACCTTTTCTATTTTTCGATGGAGCATAAACCGTTGTATGCATGTCTTCGAAGTTTATACACTCAGTGTATAGCTCAGGTGCCGGCCAAATCCACCGAGAACTTCGTAATGCTAATTAAAGATCTCAGCAGACAACCTCGAACGCTTAAACAAATGGcgagatataaaatatacagaTGCATCGACAGAAAACCCGCCTTTAATGCCGGCAAATTAAAATTGCCGCTGTCTCTAAAGGATTATATTCTCAACTTTgaactgtga
- the rho-7 gene encoding rhomboid family intramembrane serine protease rho-7, producing the protein MGFAVDTKMIKLFRTFAVLADVSCVQSNLGNTRSKYYSTLCNKQYNFSLRDGLFAQAKRQFKANRKPSRSADATFEGIAVESGPVPFKNLLKPLGFTIVFSAGSLAGATIWQYENMRTHAMSMVRKPTHWLQQSQKKMGAWRQELNKQWNSLGEGEKLYIPLFIMNAIVFAVWRVPRFQPFMVKYFCSNPAAKVLCWPMILSTFSHYSTFHLLANMFVLYTFSTGVVQNMGKEQFLGMYLAGGVISSFASYLHKAITCQASLSLGASGAIMSVLGYVCSEYPETRLSIIFLPMFTFSASIALKVIIGIDVAGVVLGWKFFDHAAHLGGALWGMSWCYWGNTYIWQKREPLLQYWHSLRGGTSR; encoded by the exons ATGGGATTTGCAGTTGACACTAAAATGATTAAGCTTTTTCGTACGTTCGCCGTTTTAGCGGACGTTTCTTGTGTGCAGTCGAATTTGGG AAATACCCGTTCAAAGTATTACTCTACCCTGTGTAATAAACAGTACAATTTTTCGCTTCGAGATGGATTATTTGCGCAAGCGAAACGTCAGTTCAAAGCGAACAGAAAGCCCTCTCGATCTGCGGACGCCACCTTTGAAGGAATTGCCGTGGAATCTGGACCGGTTCcgtttaaaaatcttttaaaacctTTGGGATTCACTATTGTG TTTTCAGCGGGGAGTTTAGCTGGTGCGACAATTTggcaatatgaaaatatgaggACACACGCCATGTCGATGGTTAGAAAGCCGACTCACTGGCTACAACAATCTCAAAAGAAAATG GGCGCGTGGAGACAGGAGTTGAATAAGCAGTGGAATTCTTTGGGAGAAGGGGAGAAATTGTATAttccattatttattatgaatgCTATTGTGTTTGCAGTGTGGCGCGTCCCACGTTTCCAACCCTTTATGGTGAAATATTTCTGTTCAAATCCAGCAGCAA AGGTACTCTGCTGGCCAATGATACTCTCGACCTTTAGTCATTATTCAACATTTCACCTCCTAGCCAACATGTTCGTATTGTATACTTTTAGTACAG GAGTCGTTCAAAATATGGGAAAAGAACAATTTTTGGGGATGTATCTTGCCGGTGGAGTAATCAGTAGTTTTGCAAGCTATCTACATAAGGCTATAACTTGCCAAGCAAGTCTAAGCTTAGGAGCT TCGGGAGCCATCATGAGTGTTCTAGGATACGTATGTAGTGAATACCCGGAAACGCGACTCTCCATTATATTTCTTCCCATGTTTACGTTTTCAGCCAGTATT GCATTGAAAGTCATTATAGGTATTGATGTAGCTGGTGTAGTATTAGGATGGAAATTTTTTGACCATGCAGCTCATTTGGGAGGAGCATTGTGGGGAAT GAGTTGGTGCTATTGGGGTAATACTTATATTTGGCAAAAACGAGAACCTCTATTACAATATTGGCACAGTTTAAGGGGAGGTACTTCCAGATAA
- the LOC143916786 gene encoding uncharacterized protein LOC143916786 produces MKNIVIILFLSCIFAGINAYPRKLNSNVRLEPGVSGPMQDVLEKLRNLIHNGNETLGIPVLDPLIIPSIDINLNTSALKVNLEAEGISLTGIGDFDVSNIDITLLPMGLRFEGSFPLTKLVAEKYDLVGKIAVLPIYGAGNVLFEVGALKFKGNARIAVGISGVSLRDLILELSLGSFKSETTGMLGGGDIDQVINAILADWVPDFFNSNSDSIADLVGDTLLTSINQVLDGMSLADLIDLVTGGS; encoded by the exons ATGAAAAACATTGTGATTATATTATTTCTTAGTTGCATTTTTGCAGGGATAAATGCATACCCAA GAAAATTGAATTCCAACGTTCGTCTTGAACCAGGTGTTAGTGGTCCAATGCAAGATGTCTTGGAAAAGCTGCGAAACTTAATTCATAATGGAAATGAAACATTGGGTATTCCAGTGTTAGACCCATTGATAATTCCATCCATTGATATCAATTTAAATACTTCCGCCTTAAA agTAAACTTAGAAGCTGAAGGTATATCCCTGACTGGAATAGGAGATTTCGATGTGTCCAATATTGACATAACTCTGCTCCCGATGGGACTTAGATTTGAGGGTTCATTCCCATTAACAAAACTCGTTGCAG AAAAGTATGACTTGGTTGGAAAAATTGCAGTATTACCTATTTATGGTGCTGGAAATGTTCT cTTTGAAGTTGGCGCCCTAAAGTTTAAAGGTAATGCTAGAATCGCAGTGGGAATAAGTGGAGTGTCTTTAAGAGATTTAATATTAGAACTGAGTCTTGGTAGTTTCAAg TCTGAAACAACTGGCATGCTTGGAGGAGGCGATATCGATCAAGTGATAAATGCTATTTTGGCCGATTGGGTGCCAGACTTTTTCAATAGTAATTCGGATTCAATAGCTGATTTAGTCGGTGACACTCTTTTAACATCGATAAACCAAGTGCTGGATGGAATGTCTTTGGCAGATTTAATTGACCTTGTAACAGGAGGCTCATGA
- the LOC143916340 gene encoding uncharacterized protein LOC143916340, which yields MKIFLLFLLFGCALAAPNNVNELILRQNLERKLSDAAKEILESLRKLLLNGDQSRDIPVMDPWKVKTYSFEFSSLPLSLKISAENIVLTGLSGFNVHNIDLSESPLQLKFDFTLPAIKMDAAKYTLRGRVFDALPIYGAGAVDFEIGNFYFSGTSGVAEGPNGVYLTDLHLLLTIEAVKSDITGMLGGGDIDEVINAMLEDMAPEFFNENSEFVSELVKDPILEKVNEIFNGLSLEELKNIVN from the exons atgaaaatcttcTTGCTGTTTTTGTTATTTGGTTGTGCTTTGGCGGCCCCAAATAATGTGAAcg aattgatTTTAAGGCAGAATTTGGAACGCAAATTGAGCGATGCCGCAAAGGAAATTTTGGAAAGTTTACGAAAGCTTTTACTTAACGGTGATCAATCGAGAGATATTCCGGTCATGGATCCATGGAAAGTAAAAACTTACAGCTTTGAATTTTCATCTCTACCACTGag TCTCAAAATAAGTGCagaaaatattgtactaactgGATTATCTGGCTTTAATGTTCATAACATTGATTTGTCAGAATCACCTTTGCaactaaaatttgattttacttTGCCCGCGATAAAAATGGATGcag CCAAGTATACTTTGAGAGGGAGAGTATTTGATGCTTTACCGATATATGGTGCGGGAGCTGTAGA TTTCGAAATTGGTAATTTTTACTTTTCTGGTACTAGTGGAGTAGCCGAAGGACCCAATGGAGTATATTTGACTGATTTACATTTATTGTTAACTATTGAAGCAGTAaag TCTGACATCACTGGCATGCTTGGGGGAGGTGATATTGATGAGGTTATAAATGCCATGTTGGAAGATATGGCACCAGAATTTTTCAACGAAAATTCAGAATTTGTTTCTGAATTAGTCAAAGACCCTATACTTGAAAAAgtcaatgaaatatttaatggtTTATCATTAGAGGAGTTGAAAAATATTGTCAATTAA